The Methanoculleus marisnigri JR1 genome window below encodes:
- a CDS encoding YunC family protein yields the protein MKHETVRLAGKDADGYVIPLGPVNIVAVVTDAGMVGCGAFDIDALEKFGYPAARVKPAGGASSIETVDDLLRGEIKGANRHASERGVAVGMTGREALGHL from the coding sequence ATGAAGCACGAAACGGTCAGACTGGCCGGAAAAGACGCCGACGGGTACGTGATACCCCTCGGCCCGGTGAACATCGTGGCGGTGGTGACGGATGCGGGGATGGTCGGTTGCGGCGCGTTCGACATCGATGCGCTTGAGAAGTTCGGCTACCCCGCAGCGCGGGTCAAACCCGCAGGAGGCGCATCCTCGATCGAGACCGTCGATGACCTCCTCCGCGGCGAGATCAAGGGGGCGAACAGGCATGCATCCGAGCGCGGGGTCGCCGTCGGCATGACCGGGCGCGAGGCGCTCGGCCATCTCTAG
- a CDS encoding DUF473 domain-containing protein translates to MKYAALTGISPSVIAELKSGKARTLELNSAHNIITLTETAPGECIFITSVNEEDLSPGDPGIMVDLLVLNIGMKRIEVANPFFFEERERMSARIKVQFRGTTIARDVEGRKWGDPTKVEIIRSACYRAG, encoded by the coding sequence ATGAAGTACGCAGCGTTAACCGGAATCTCGCCGTCGGTCATTGCCGAACTCAAGAGCGGCAAGGCCCGCACCCTCGAGTTGAACAGCGCTCACAACATCATCACGCTGACCGAGACCGCCCCGGGGGAGTGTATCTTCATAACGTCGGTCAACGAGGAAGACCTCTCGCCCGGAGACCCGGGGATCATGGTCGACCTCCTCGTCCTCAACATCGGCATGAAACGGATCGAGGTCGCCAACCCGTTCTTCTTCGAGGAGCGGGAGCGGATGTCCGCCCGGATCAAGGTCCAGTTCCGGGGAACGACCATCGCCCGCGACGTCGAAGGGCGGAAGTGGGGTGACCCGACGAAGGTCGAGATCATCCGGTCGGCATGTTACCGCGCCGGATGA